Proteins co-encoded in one Salvia splendens isolate huo1 chromosome 4, SspV2, whole genome shotgun sequence genomic window:
- the LOC121801427 gene encoding heat stress transcription factor A-7a-like, which translates to MKSRFQVKEEFGSSDPQPMEGLHEAGPPPFLTKTFDMVDDSSTANIVSWSRGGHSFVVWDPNAFASLLLPAYFKHNNFSSFVRQLNTYGFKKIDSEKWEFANEEFLRGQRHLLKNIRRKKAEAVELGQDGEAERLRRDKQVLTMELVKLRQQQQSNRLYIQQMEQRLQGTEKKQQQMMRFLSKAMQNPDFMNQLVQQQKDKWKDPDQDVSNKRSRLIEDNAGIGTSRSDKGLNNNVKVEADDFGGFEMSELETLALQMQHLGKAKLASDGEGSNFEKLASYDRELDEGFWVDLLNQGFDEDEDG; encoded by the exons ATGAAGTCAAGATTCCAAGTGAAGGAGGAGTTTGGGTCATCTGATCCACAGCCGATGGAGGGGCTGCATGAAGCCGGGCCGCCGCCGTTTCTGACCAAGACCTTCGACATGGTTGACGATTCCTCCACGGCAAACATCGTTTCTTGGAGCAGAGGCGGCCACAGCTTTGTTGTTTGGGATCCTAACGCATTCGCATCTTTGCTCTTGCCTGCCTACTTCAAGCACAACAATTTCTCTAGCTTCGTCAGACAGCTCAACACATAT GGGTTCAAGAAGATCGATTCCGAGAAATGGGAGTTCGCAAATGAGGAGTTTTTGAGGGGGCAAAGGCATCTTTTGAAGAACATTAGGAGGAAAAAGGCAGAGGCGGTGGAGCTCGGGCAAGACGGCGAGGCTGAGCGGTTGAGGCGAGACAAGCAGGTGCTGACGATGGAGCTGGTGAAGCTGAGGCAGCAGCAGCAGAGCAACAGGTTGTATATTCAACAGATGGAGCAGAGATTGCAAGGAACAGAGAAGAAGCAGCAGCAGATGATGAGATTCCTGTCCAAGGCAATGCAGAATCCTGATTTTATGAATCAGTTGGTGCAGCAGCAGAAGGACAAGTGGAAGGATCCTGACCAGGATGTCTCCAATAAGCGGTCGAGGCTTATTGAGGACAATGCTGGGATAGGGACGAGTCGAAGTGACAAAGGGCTGAACAACAATGTTAAGGTTGAGGCTGATGATTTTGGTGGATTTGAGATGTCCGAGCTCGAGACACTTGCCCTGCAAATGCAGCATTTGGGGAAGGCGAAACTGGCGAGCGATGGCGAGGGTTCGAATTTCGAGAAGCTCGCGAGTTACGATAGGGAGCTGGACGAGGGATTTTGGGTGGATTTGCTTAATCAGGGATTTGATGAGGATGAAGATGGATGA